From a region of the Lactuca sativa cultivar Salinas chromosome 4, Lsat_Salinas_v11, whole genome shotgun sequence genome:
- the LOC111894878 gene encoding formin-like protein 20 isoform X2, which produces MDESILSDDQVENLIKFCPTKQEMELLMNYRGDREMLHKCEQFFMELMKVPRVGSKLRGCLSKIQFDIQLSDVKKSLNTVNSAFHNFEDTLNQGTTKFSAIGFKLDSLLKPPPPPPPPPPGPPTPPSPPLYAACKPPPPAPPLPPPTHGPPPPPPPPHPSSKRSLPPPYQYLGPPAPPPPQNPMWARRRPPLPRRGCAPVPPPSPPPPPPPLPPPRGSTHPPEMAAAPQRSMLMPLHWIKLFRASQGSLWEELQTPGDLQRSAVEIDMSELEAMFSLPRINPKKDTFKAEKLQLLQAADLAMDESIFEADQIQNLIKFCPTKQEMKLLMNYTGDKDLMEKCNQFLLKLMKAPHVGSKLRVFRLKIQFDTQLSEFKKSLNTVNSACDEIKTSVKLKEIMKRIMYLGNTLNQETARGDAVGFKLDSFLKLSDTISSNNKITLMHYICKVLASKSPSLIDFHLDLVSLESANKIQFKSLTEEMNAICKELERFKKETSASANDVPVFEVFHKKVNEIISFAESEVASVTNLFYDVGGNANEMALYISEAFGEDTACSFEHVIERLVKFVRVFREAHEENCKQAEQEKIKAQKEIEMEKAMGFNLTKK; this is translated from the exons ATGGATGAATCAATCTTATCAGATGATCAAGTAGAGAATCTTATCAAATTTTGTCCCACTAAACAAGAAATGGAGCTTCTCATG AATTATAGAGGCGACAGGGAGATGCTGCACAAATGTGAACAG TTCTTCATGGAGCTCATGAAGGTGCCACGTGTTGGATCAAAATTACGAGGTTGTCTGTCCAAAATTCAATTTGACATCCAG CTTTCTGATGTTAAGAAGAGTTTAAACACTGTAAATTCTGCATTTCACAATTTTGAGGATACATTAAATCAAGGAACTACAAAAT TTTCTGCAATTGGTTTCAAGTTAGACAGTCTTttgaaaccaccaccaccaccaccacctccacctccaggGCCACCAACTCCACCATCTCCACCACTTTACGCTGCATGCAAACCTCCACCCCCAGCCCCTCCTCTGCCACCACCAACCCATGGaccaccaccacccccacccCCTCCACATCCTTCTTCGAAGCGGTCTCTACCTCCCCCATATCAGTACCTAGGACCACCAGCTCCTCCACCACCACAAAATCCGATGTGGGCACGACGGCGTCCACCACTTCCACGTAGAGGCTgtgcacctgtaccaccaccatcaccaccaccaccaccaccaccgcttcCACCACCACGAGGATCTACACACCCTCCTGAAATGGCTGCAGCACCTCAAAGATCTATGTTAATGCCACTCCATTGGATCAAGCTATTCAGGGCTTCACAAGGTTCCTTGTGGGAAGAATTGCAAACACCTGGAGACCTCCAAAG GAGTGCAGTAGAAATTGATATGTCAGAACTTGAGGCAATGTTTTCTCTCCCACGCATAAACCCAAAGAAAGATACTTTTAAAGCTGAAAAACTCCAATTG CTACAGGCTGCAGATTTAGCTATGGATGAATCAATCTTTGAAGCTGATCAAATACAGAATCTTATCAAGTTTTGTCCTACTAAACAAGAAATGAAGCTTCTCATG AATTATACAGGTGACAAGGATCTGATGGAAAAATGTAATCAG TTCTTGCTAAAGCTCATGAAGGCGCCACATGTCGGATCAAAATTACGAGTTTTTCGATTAAAAATTCAATTTGACACCCAG CTTTCTGAGTTTAAGAAGAGTTTAAACACTGTAAATTCTGCATGTGATGAGATCAAGACTTCAGTAAAATTGAAGGAGATCATGAAAAGAATTATGTATTTAGGGAATACATTAAATCAAGAAACTGCAAGAG GTGATGCAGTTGGTTTCAAGTTAGACAGTTTTTTAAAACTCTCAGATACAATCTCTTCAAACAACAAAATCACTTTAATGCATTACATCTGCAAG GTTCTTGCCTCCAAATCACCTTCCCTTATAGATTTCCATTTGGATCTTGTTAGTCTTGAGTCTGCAAATAAG ATACAATTTAAGTCATTAACAGAAGAAATGAATGCCATTTGTAAGGAACTGGAAAGGTTTAAAAAGGAAACATCTGCATCTGCAAATGATGTCCCTGTCTTTGAAGTTTTTCATAAG AAAGTGAATGAGATCATCAGCTTTGCTGAATCAGAAGTGGCATCTGTAACAAATTTGTTCTATGATGTG GGTGGAAATGCTAATGAAATGGCTTTATATATTAGTGAAGCATTTGGTGAAGACACTGCTTGTTCTTTTGAACATG TTATAGAGAGGCTTGTGAAGTTTGTGAGGGTGTTTAGAGAAGCTCATGAAGAAAACTGTAAACAGGCTGAACAAGAAAAGATAAAAGCTCAAAAAGAGATTGAAATGGAGAAGGCAATGGGCTTTAACTTAACAAAAAAATAG
- the LOC111894878 gene encoding formin-like protein 20 isoform X1: MAAALAMDESILSDDQVENLIKFCPTKQEMELLMNYRGDREMLHKCEQFFMELMKVPRVGSKLRGCLSKIQFDIQLSDVKKSLNTVNSAFHNFEDTLNQGTTKFSAIGFKLDSLLKPPPPPPPPPPGPPTPPSPPLYAACKPPPPAPPLPPPTHGPPPPPPPPHPSSKRSLPPPYQYLGPPAPPPPQNPMWARRRPPLPRRGCAPVPPPSPPPPPPPLPPPRGSTHPPEMAAAPQRSMLMPLHWIKLFRASQGSLWEELQTPGDLQRSAVEIDMSELEAMFSLPRINPKKDTFKAEKLQLLQAADLAMDESIFEADQIQNLIKFCPTKQEMKLLMNYTGDKDLMEKCNQFLLKLMKAPHVGSKLRVFRLKIQFDTQLSEFKKSLNTVNSACDEIKTSVKLKEIMKRIMYLGNTLNQETARGDAVGFKLDSFLKLSDTISSNNKITLMHYICKVLASKSPSLIDFHLDLVSLESANKIQFKSLTEEMNAICKELERFKKETSASANDVPVFEVFHKKVNEIISFAESEVASVTNLFYDVGGNANEMALYISEAFGEDTACSFEHVIERLVKFVRVFREAHEENCKQAEQEKIKAQKEIEMEKAMGFNLTKK, encoded by the exons ATG GCTGCAGCTTTAGCTATGGATGAATCAATCTTATCAGATGATCAAGTAGAGAATCTTATCAAATTTTGTCCCACTAAACAAGAAATGGAGCTTCTCATG AATTATAGAGGCGACAGGGAGATGCTGCACAAATGTGAACAG TTCTTCATGGAGCTCATGAAGGTGCCACGTGTTGGATCAAAATTACGAGGTTGTCTGTCCAAAATTCAATTTGACATCCAG CTTTCTGATGTTAAGAAGAGTTTAAACACTGTAAATTCTGCATTTCACAATTTTGAGGATACATTAAATCAAGGAACTACAAAAT TTTCTGCAATTGGTTTCAAGTTAGACAGTCTTttgaaaccaccaccaccaccaccacctccacctccaggGCCACCAACTCCACCATCTCCACCACTTTACGCTGCATGCAAACCTCCACCCCCAGCCCCTCCTCTGCCACCACCAACCCATGGaccaccaccacccccacccCCTCCACATCCTTCTTCGAAGCGGTCTCTACCTCCCCCATATCAGTACCTAGGACCACCAGCTCCTCCACCACCACAAAATCCGATGTGGGCACGACGGCGTCCACCACTTCCACGTAGAGGCTgtgcacctgtaccaccaccatcaccaccaccaccaccaccaccgcttcCACCACCACGAGGATCTACACACCCTCCTGAAATGGCTGCAGCACCTCAAAGATCTATGTTAATGCCACTCCATTGGATCAAGCTATTCAGGGCTTCACAAGGTTCCTTGTGGGAAGAATTGCAAACACCTGGAGACCTCCAAAG GAGTGCAGTAGAAATTGATATGTCAGAACTTGAGGCAATGTTTTCTCTCCCACGCATAAACCCAAAGAAAGATACTTTTAAAGCTGAAAAACTCCAATTG CTACAGGCTGCAGATTTAGCTATGGATGAATCAATCTTTGAAGCTGATCAAATACAGAATCTTATCAAGTTTTGTCCTACTAAACAAGAAATGAAGCTTCTCATG AATTATACAGGTGACAAGGATCTGATGGAAAAATGTAATCAG TTCTTGCTAAAGCTCATGAAGGCGCCACATGTCGGATCAAAATTACGAGTTTTTCGATTAAAAATTCAATTTGACACCCAG CTTTCTGAGTTTAAGAAGAGTTTAAACACTGTAAATTCTGCATGTGATGAGATCAAGACTTCAGTAAAATTGAAGGAGATCATGAAAAGAATTATGTATTTAGGGAATACATTAAATCAAGAAACTGCAAGAG GTGATGCAGTTGGTTTCAAGTTAGACAGTTTTTTAAAACTCTCAGATACAATCTCTTCAAACAACAAAATCACTTTAATGCATTACATCTGCAAG GTTCTTGCCTCCAAATCACCTTCCCTTATAGATTTCCATTTGGATCTTGTTAGTCTTGAGTCTGCAAATAAG ATACAATTTAAGTCATTAACAGAAGAAATGAATGCCATTTGTAAGGAACTGGAAAGGTTTAAAAAGGAAACATCTGCATCTGCAAATGATGTCCCTGTCTTTGAAGTTTTTCATAAG AAAGTGAATGAGATCATCAGCTTTGCTGAATCAGAAGTGGCATCTGTAACAAATTTGTTCTATGATGTG GGTGGAAATGCTAATGAAATGGCTTTATATATTAGTGAAGCATTTGGTGAAGACACTGCTTGTTCTTTTGAACATG TTATAGAGAGGCTTGTGAAGTTTGTGAGGGTGTTTAGAGAAGCTCATGAAGAAAACTGTAAACAGGCTGAACAAGAAAAGATAAAAGCTCAAAAAGAGATTGAAATGGAGAAGGCAATGGGCTTTAACTTAACAAAAAAATAG